Proteins from a genomic interval of Neovison vison isolate M4711 chromosome 4, ASM_NN_V1, whole genome shotgun sequence:
- the RPS20 gene encoding 40S ribosomal protein S20, producing MAFKDTGKTPVEPEVAIHRIRITLTSRNVKSLEKVCADLIRGAKEKNLKVKGPVRMPTKTLRITTRKTPCGEGSKTWDRFQMRIHKRLIDLHSPSEIVKQITSISIEPGVEVEVTIADA from the exons ATG GCTTTTAAAGACACCGGGAAGACACCCGTGGAACCGGAGGTGGCGATTCACCGAATTAGAATTACTCTCACCAGCCGCAACgtaaaatctttggaaaagg tatGTGCTGATTTGATCAGAGGCGCAAAGGAAAAGAATCTGAAAGTGAAAGGACCAGTGCGGATGCCTACCAAG ACtctgagaatcactacaagaAAAACTCCTTGTGGTGAAGGCTCTAAGACTTGGGATCGGTTTCAAATGAGGATCCACAAGCGGCTCATTGATTTGCACAGTCCTTCTGAGATTGTTAAGCAGATTACATCCATCAGTATTGAGCCAGGAGTTGAGGTTGAAGTTACCATTGCAGATGCTTAA